The region TTCCAGCTGTGTATTTGCCTGCACTTCTCTGAATGTATTTACATAcgcttttactttatttatttagctaagAATGCATGCTGTCACATCACAACTGTTAAAAGACAGTGAATGGTGAAAGTGAAATATCGAGTAACTCCACTCCACCATGCTGGATCAGATTCAGAGAGCTATGTCAAACTCAGTTTATCCACTTCTGTTACAGCCCATAAAAATCCAGATTGTCTTTATGTATCATCTGTTGTTTTAGCATCTGCAATGTTTCAATCTTTACACAACTTCTCTCTTGTAACACCCCAGTCCAACATATTCAATTCCTAATCAGAAAAACAAACATTCACTCTCTGAATACTTTAGAGTAGACTAACATCAGACAGAGAACAGTCTTCAATGCAACAAATGCTTGAACTTAATCACAGGCAACTGTTGGATCAGTTCTGCATGCTTGTGTTAACTTGTAAATAAATAAGCATTGGCCACAGGCTTTCTTTTCCAGTATTTGCTTTTCTCTGTTCTGTTGATCACGATTACTCCCTGTTTTGTACTGTTTTGAGTGAAAttattataggaatagttcaacccaaaataataatttactcaccctcctgccatcccaggtgtgtatgactttctttctcctgcagaacacaattatttttttaaaaaatatttctgctctgtaggtccatacaattgcaagtgaatggtggccagaactttgagtctccaaaaagtacataaaggaaacataaaaatactccagtggtttaatcaatgtcttctgaagtgatccaatcagttttgggttagaacagaccaaaatgcaactCCTCTTtcatctggtcaccattcacatgtatggacctacagagcggagatattcttctacaaatcttcatttgtgttctgcagaagtaagaaagtcatacacatctgggatggcatgaggggtgagtaaatgatgagagaatttagatttttgggtgaactatcaatttaagcatttaactagatttttatatgGTCTTGTCCAGGAAATGAACTCAAATTCTTGTAAGAGAGAAGAGGATAACGCAGAAGAGAACAACCAGGAAATCGTCGGCCTAGAGAGCTACATCAAACACCCACTACAGAACAGGTAGCATGAATGAATTATCTTACTGTTGTTTTTTATCTTTTCCAATACAACTTTAGTTTCTTCAACCTGTTGTAGGCCTAATTTTAAAATACCTGAAATTTAGCCTATTGTTTTTTTATGAACTTGAAAATGATTAATAGATCTGTTGCATGATATTTTATAGTAAGAGTGTTCATAGATGTTTGCTttgatgttttcattttgttttgcccCCAAAAGATGGTCTTTGTGGTTCTTCAAAAACGACAAGACTAAAACATGGCAGGCAAACCTCAGACTGATCTCCAAATTTGACACTGTAGAGGATTTCTGGGCGTaagtcttattattattaataataataataataataataataatatgttttaatagaatttttatattttaaaaatataagaagtttttcaactttttgtctacactcaaaaataattttaagattatgcatttcaatttcataactaattgaattgagtaatatttattaaaataaaaaatatatttttagttttattgatttaatttagcTGGAATGTTGATATGAAATTGAAATTTTGTAAATCTTAAAAGTAGgcttatatatgtattattgttattatacatttttttatgtgtaatgaGATGAACAATATAATTGAGTTGATGGGTCATTTCGTTTTAGGCTTTATAACCACATTCAGCTCTCCAGTAACTTGATGTCAGGTTGCGACTACTCGCTTTTCAAGGTAGGCTTACCTCAAAGCTGTTGTAATTTTAAGATTCTTAACTAAACAAGTTGAGCCCATTAACATGCACACTAATACGCTGATGATTCTCAAAAAtcagatgttttaaaaaaatctgacaaagaaaGTAAACTGCGCTTACACAAGATTAGTAATAATtaagttattctctgcttttgagtTCAAATTGTGAATAGACATGCGTACAACATCTGCATACATTAAACCTGTAAGAATGCTGGTTAAGGTGTTCACATGCAATTGGGGAAATGGGCAACAATCTACCCATGTTGATTGGTTTATTCTTATGCTTTTTATGGCCTTGCATTGATAATGCGTTTAAAGACCCTGTGAAGCCAAcatgaaagttttgctgcttttagtcctTATCTATTAGCTTTAGGGTCATCTATATGCCAGTGTACTTCTAAAGGTTGACAAAATTAATTTTCAGAATATATAAGCATTTCATTTCTGCAGTCTCTCTCTTCTGGCTAGAAAGACAGAGGCACAGTCATGATGATGTCAAAGTGCACTAGAGAAACTTTGTCCTATCAAACTATTTTTAGAAGGAGAAGGTACCGCCCCATTAATCTGCGCACTGCACATGGCTGTGTTCTCGCCTGTGCTGATTATTTCTGTGCAGGGTACTTCAAAGAGGGCACATGTTCTGCGGtctttccaaacagaatttccaataataatCACTGTAGAAGGGttgtctttgaagggaatagtgACTATCACTACTGATTGTAATGTGCTAGCAGGAGTTAGACACAAAGTAAGTGTATTATTTTTAATGCAGCTGTTTTTCATAGGTTTCTTGGTATGTACATCACGAGTAAGTTTTCTTTGCTCTCCATTTAGTGTAGtgtgattcaaaacattgatATGTTGTAATGTTTTAATCACTTGTTTCTGATTCATCTTCATGACTTGCACAACAGCTCCTGCCTCATCTTTAGTGAAGTCcacaatgtgtttttgtttgtgggctggttataCTGTATAGTAACCGGGTCAGTTTGATCATTGTTTAgatctcaagtcagtggaaatgCGGACGGACTAGATTGAGATCGCTCCGTTTCTCTACAGTTTCACTCTCTAACAGCAGCACGGAGGACAGAGGAATGTGTCTGTATGACTGCGCTTATTGGTGTTTTTAAAaactgggtgaactatccctttaaataaatgctcAGTGACATTTACATAATATTAACTCATTACCATGATTTCAAGAGCTTTGAGCTGATTGCTGCAAGCCAAATGTTTTAAATACCGTTTATGCTTGTctactttattctttttgtttgtttgttttaagagtTGCTTGCTGCTTTCTAGAAGTTGTTTATGAGATTCTCCAGATTACTGTGGATTTTGGTTTGTGCTTTGGTTGCAGGATGGTATTGAGCCCATGTGGGAAGATGAGAGAAATAAGAGAGGAGGCCGCTGGCTCATCACTCTCAACAAACATCAGAGGAGATATGACCTGGACCGCTTTTGGTTGGAAACTGTAAGAGTTCTGAGTCAGTCATTGGACGCCCCCTCAACACACAAGTAGTAATTCATGTTTTACTGTAGCCCTTCTCTTTAATGTTAGTCAGTGTTTTGCTTACAGCTTTTGTGCCTCATCGGCGAGGCCTTCGATGACCACAGCGATGATGTGTGTGGTGCCGTAGTCAATGTCCGAACAAAAGGAGATAAAATTGCTGTCTGGACAGCAGACTACGAGAACAGAGATGCTGTAACAC is a window of Xyrauchen texanus isolate HMW12.3.18 chromosome 24, RBS_HiC_50CHRs, whole genome shotgun sequence DNA encoding:
- the LOC127618256 gene encoding eukaryotic translation initiation factor 4E-1A-like, producing the protein MATEEPEMNSNSCKREEDNAEENNQEIVGLESYIKHPLQNRWSLWFFKNDKTKTWQANLRLISKFDTVEDFWALYNHIQLSSNLMSGCDYSLFKDGIEPMWEDERNKRGGRWLITLNKHQRRYDLDRFWLETLLCLIGEAFDDHSDDVCGAVVNVRTKGDKIAVWTADYENRDAVTHIGRVYKERLGIPVNMTIGYQSHADTATKSGSTTKNKFVV